ATGGCAACGATTGGTGCCACAATCGGCAGCGCACTAATATCTAAGGACTGAATCGCCGACAGGTTACCATTCAGCCATCCCGCAGCATCAAAGAGGATCTGCGCAGCCTCCGCTGAGGTGAAAAACTCGATTAGGGCGAAGGATAAGTCTGGGCGTGGAACATCGACGGGAATACATAGGCCCCAGGGCAGAATAGCTGTAGCCGTATCACCTAATACACTGGGCATCCATGTATAACCGAACTCTGATTCTAGTCCATGTCCTTTTAGCCCACCGGGAATCCAATAACCATTAATTTGCATAGCCAGGCGGCGGCTGGTTAAGCCACCGAGCCACCCTCCAATACCTGCACCGGTTATTAGTTCATAGCCAGGGGTATCGTAGATACGCTTGATATACTCCACGGCTTCTGCGAAAGCCATCAGATCTAACGTGTCCTGCTCGGTATCATACCACTGCACATCAAAAACGGTGCTCCAAATTGTCGGGAAATAGGTGCCACCCATGGCGTCCGTTGGATTAATCCCTACCTGGTCAAGTCCGGAACCGTCAGGCTTTTCCACAGTTAGTTTTCGATGCATCTGATATAGTTCTTCCAAGCTACTTGGTCCCCGATCAGATAGACCAGCTTCCGCAAAAAGTTCCCTAGAGTAAATGAGTACCAGACCAGGTCCCACTTCCAGTGCGGGGATACCATACTGTCTCCCCCCAGCGGTGAAGGAATCTATGAGTAGGGGTGGATAATTCTCA
This window of the Limnochordia bacterium genome carries:
- a CDS encoding extracellular solute-binding protein; this translates as MQHRTIILSLVLSILTMWLLIPPVVQAGEEVDLVLWINPWQQKAIEGIKTVAALFAEKHPEVGSVTVTTVGQNELAERLMMGTISGTPPDAVAMPAPVIQYALAELIQPIDTYLDKSEHLSSENYPPLLIDSFTAGGRQYGIPALEVGPGLVLIYSRELFAEAGLSDRGPSSLEELYQMHRKLTVEKPDGSGLDQVGINPTDAMGGTYFPTIWSTVFDVQWYDTEQDTLDLMAFAEAVEYIKRIYDTPGYELITGAGIGGWLGGLTSRRLAMQINGYWIPGGLKGHGLESEFGYTWMPSVLGDTATAILPWGLCIPVDVPRPDLSFALIEFFTSAEAAQILFDAAGWLNGNLSAIQSLDISALPIVAPIVAMYEEATRLNAPPPIPMLETIRREINNELKAVWRTEQAPNVVLENLERKLQLEVNQALGVSEQ